In Vicia villosa cultivar HV-30 ecotype Madison, WI unplaced genomic scaffold, Vvil1.0 ctg.002110F_1_1, whole genome shotgun sequence, one DNA window encodes the following:
- the LOC131637921 gene encoding uncharacterized protein LOC131637921 isoform X1 translates to MADNLVDGEFWLPLQFLSDDEDNLTTPPFSSKHRPFPSELSFGFASSDFSSPGDSLSGSSETESDEDEKHMAELTRRMARSTLQVDSKASDNNLGRFVSGSPQSTLCAFGSGCRCRRGSSSSHGSPNGVCEDSSSKTTWDLLHAAAGEVERMRLNQQRYKPSPITPPSKNNTVSTNHEMGYFNQHSLSHQQLQIAQLQMLRQQQIAKQQNSMWGGVQNQCGGVFEQRQTNPIVDANSVDRMRNTNTGALGLSSSAWPTLQHAKQQQFYNPAKQQSQINNQQFGSGMRAVFLGNGSGRRESAGTGVFLPRRVDRPAESRKKPVCSTALVPARVAQALNLNLEEYVVGQPQQHLHLHRFNSISNVDNVVPPRHRGNYGLSNQKHINNNISRPQPAVSNEISLPKEWTY, encoded by the exons ATGGCTGATAACTTAGTCGACGGAGAGTTCTGGTTGCCGCTACagtttctctccgacgatgaagaCAACTTAACCACTCCTCCATTTTCCTCAAAACACAGACCTTTCCCCTCTGAGTTATCTTTTGgttttgcttcttctgatttcaGTTCCCCTGGCGACTCTCTCAGCGGTTCAAGCGAAACAGAAAGCGATGAGGATGAGAAACACATGGCTGAGTTAACTCGTCGCATGGCTCGTTCTACCCTCCAAGTCGATTCCAAAGCCTCTGATAATAACTTG GGCCGTTTTGTGTCAGGCTCACCACAATCTACACTATGTGCTTTCGGGAGTGGTTGTAGATGCCGTAGAGGTTCAAGTTCTAGCCATGGAAGTCCTAATGGTGTTTGTGAGGATTCTTCTTCAAAGACTACTTGGGATCTGCTGCATGCGGCTGCAGGGGAAGTAGAAAGGATGAGATTGAATCAGCAACGTTATAAAccttcccctattactccaccCTCCAAAAACAACACTGTTTCAACTAATCATGAAATGGGTTACTTCAACCAGCATTCACTTTCTCACCAGCAATTGCAAATTGCACAA CTGCAGATGTTGAGGCAGCAACAAATAGCAAAACAACAGAACTCAATGTGGGGTGGTGTTCAGAACCAATGTGGGGGTGTATTCGAACAGAGACAAACCAACCCTATTGTTGATGCTAATAGTGTTGATAGGATGAGAAACACAAACACTGGTGCTTTAGGTTTGTCTTCATCTGCATGGCCAACACTTCAACATGCCAAACAGCAACAGTTTTATAATCCAGCCAAACAACAGTCACAGATTAACAATCAACAGTTTGGGTCTGGAATGAGAGCTGTTTTTCTAGGTAACGGTTCTGGGAGAAGGGAAAGTGCTGGCACTGGCGTGTTCTTGCCTCGTCGTGTTGATAGACCTGCTGAATCACGGAAAAAACCAG TATGTTCAACTGCGCTGGTTCCAGCTAGAGTGGCCCAAGCCCTAAATCTGAACCTTGAAGAATATGTAGTGGGGCAGCCGCAACAGCACTTGCATTTGCATCGGTTTAATTCCATCTCTAATGTGGACAATG TAGTCCCTCCTAGGCATAGGGGTAATTATGGCCTTTCAAATCAGAAgcacatcaacaacaacatcagcagGCCACAGCCAGCAGTGAGCAATGAAATCAGCCTTCCTAAGGAGTGGACTTACTGA
- the LOC131637921 gene encoding uncharacterized protein LOC131637921 isoform X2: protein MADNLVDGEFWLPLQFLSDDEDNLTTPPFSSKHRPFPSELSFGFASSDFSSPGDSLSGSSETESDEDEKHMAELTRRMARSTLQVDSKASDNNLGRFVSGSPQSTLCAFGSGCRCRRGSSSSHGSPNGVCEDSSSKTTWDLLHAAAGEVERMRLNQQRYKPSPITPPSKNNTVSTNHEMGYFNQHSLSHQQLQIAQMLRQQQIAKQQNSMWGGVQNQCGGVFEQRQTNPIVDANSVDRMRNTNTGALGLSSSAWPTLQHAKQQQFYNPAKQQSQINNQQFGSGMRAVFLGNGSGRRESAGTGVFLPRRVDRPAESRKKPVCSTALVPARVAQALNLNLEEYVVGQPQQHLHLHRFNSISNVDNVVPPRHRGNYGLSNQKHINNNISRPQPAVSNEISLPKEWTY, encoded by the exons ATGGCTGATAACTTAGTCGACGGAGAGTTCTGGTTGCCGCTACagtttctctccgacgatgaagaCAACTTAACCACTCCTCCATTTTCCTCAAAACACAGACCTTTCCCCTCTGAGTTATCTTTTGgttttgcttcttctgatttcaGTTCCCCTGGCGACTCTCTCAGCGGTTCAAGCGAAACAGAAAGCGATGAGGATGAGAAACACATGGCTGAGTTAACTCGTCGCATGGCTCGTTCTACCCTCCAAGTCGATTCCAAAGCCTCTGATAATAACTTG GGCCGTTTTGTGTCAGGCTCACCACAATCTACACTATGTGCTTTCGGGAGTGGTTGTAGATGCCGTAGAGGTTCAAGTTCTAGCCATGGAAGTCCTAATGGTGTTTGTGAGGATTCTTCTTCAAAGACTACTTGGGATCTGCTGCATGCGGCTGCAGGGGAAGTAGAAAGGATGAGATTGAATCAGCAACGTTATAAAccttcccctattactccaccCTCCAAAAACAACACTGTTTCAACTAATCATGAAATGGGTTACTTCAACCAGCATTCACTTTCTCACCAGCAATTGCAAATTGCACAA ATGTTGAGGCAGCAACAAATAGCAAAACAACAGAACTCAATGTGGGGTGGTGTTCAGAACCAATGTGGGGGTGTATTCGAACAGAGACAAACCAACCCTATTGTTGATGCTAATAGTGTTGATAGGATGAGAAACACAAACACTGGTGCTTTAGGTTTGTCTTCATCTGCATGGCCAACACTTCAACATGCCAAACAGCAACAGTTTTATAATCCAGCCAAACAACAGTCACAGATTAACAATCAACAGTTTGGGTCTGGAATGAGAGCTGTTTTTCTAGGTAACGGTTCTGGGAGAAGGGAAAGTGCTGGCACTGGCGTGTTCTTGCCTCGTCGTGTTGATAGACCTGCTGAATCACGGAAAAAACCAG TATGTTCAACTGCGCTGGTTCCAGCTAGAGTGGCCCAAGCCCTAAATCTGAACCTTGAAGAATATGTAGTGGGGCAGCCGCAACAGCACTTGCATTTGCATCGGTTTAATTCCATCTCTAATGTGGACAATG TAGTCCCTCCTAGGCATAGGGGTAATTATGGCCTTTCAAATCAGAAgcacatcaacaacaacatcagcagGCCACAGCCAGCAGTGAGCAATGAAATCAGCCTTCCTAAGGAGTGGACTTACTGA
- the LOC131637919 gene encoding uncharacterized protein LOC131637919, producing MDMLSRAIQHDHSYGFKIFMITLVLKSSIEEKPEYVLPNFARVNFVPLDTEALYAMLENPMEEDHTPVSNVLSGEAIQAVEGSNDTKLKEVKVEPDVGDIDVVDSSKLNCAGGFLQNHIWWEKKISKSQKKGNQVMQFLAEVIQKALRPDQTSCILFDLEMYDDYQCTIMKSKRPYVEMYIGQEWKKGAALARRKRKQIMKDKRSKRNRSNENTNNCNISFTNISNPANIHVRTPLSNITSAVLNDRNHNCNANPIGTVMSNAHRINVGVSHVVSSNLFRQFGVKNRYYASSPISTLKTPTSALGSSKSSITLDHCSPQQLAASARQRRKTIMQQKANVSNILRNNIVNNSDGDVLNTSPLTLNSNTAPSGITSSLSNQRYKSIHPQTSGIVYSSKIQLNVGCIQSVTTNLFNTFSNIDYGGASSSTSHLPSTTHANISMADANISSTNANIECDESDEECLTDEYFSDSSCEFIKDNAEDDISSCSDDDQYYDPNSIQVNEPNSGYSDIGDPAIECAHCGALMWYQEKLDKRKHSAAPKFSLCCGNGKIVLPLLKPPPPLLKHLLFDNNDVDCQNFQQHCRLYNIMFAFTSPGMKFDNRFQTGRGPPNIRIQGQSCHRIGSMIPLPGQSPKFAQLYIYDTDNEIQHRIKGIGNNPNIVIGTVNKLKAMLDEFNTHAKSFRMAADRLKDSPVADLKLKLIADRKKDGRTYNQPTVSEVAALIVGDVDIGSKRDIILERQSGRLKRISEFHPSYLALQYPLLFPYGEDGFRLDVLHREINARKKGKQNKLTIREWLAFRIQTRQHEAHTLLRSRRLFQQFLVDGFTMMESQRLNYIRKHQKKLRVSKYSNLSRPEETENTQGADKGKRVVLPSTYVGSRRYMEQLYFDGMAICSHIGFPDLFITFTCNPNWPEIGRLLKKINLQPHDRPDIISRVFKIKLDELLSDLTKKHVLGRVVAYIYTIEFQKRGLPHAHILLFMHPSSKYPTPDDINNIISAEIPSEDNDRQLYHLVKTHMIHGPCGLANQLSPCMKNGKCSKFFPKQYQNQTVVDHDGYPMYRRRETGITVMKKNVVLDNRYVVPYNPFLLKKFQAHINMEWCNQGTSVKYLFKYINKGCDRITAAIVDNDTDGNSIIRNVDEIKQYLDCRYVSPSEACWRIFSFPIHGRSPAVERLYFHLEGENPVYYTDHELIDEVLDKPSVKESMFTAWMEANKTYSEARNLTYSNFLTKFVYDKRYRRWRPRKRGHTIGRLIWVPPSTGELYYLRMMLTVVKGPTCYEDIKKVGGIIRDSFRDACFEMGFLNDDKEYVAAINEAKDWGSGHFLRKLFVTMLLSGTINRPRHVWEKTWRTLSDGILYQQRQATNRRDMQLSITELKNLTLIEIENMLQSNRRSLHEFKDMPYPDSYVTRHVGNRLIWDERSYNIHTEQQNFQNLFRALTDEQRSIFDTIMKAVEKQRGGVFFLHGYGGTGKTFMWRTLSSALRSQQKIVLTVASSGIASLLLPGGRTAHSKFKIPVPTLDNSTCNVDKNDEYSQLFEATDVIIWDEAPMSHKNCFEALDKTLKDVMTKYGLAKTIFGGKVVVFGGDFRQILPVVPRAGRSDIVHASICSSYVWDYCQVLTLTKNMRLQQGRDDTSSTELAEFSKWILNVGDGKLCEPNDGLVDIEIPQDLLISNFDDPIKAIVESTYPDLVHNFQDVGYLQGKAILASTIEVVDKINQYVLDMIPGEEKEYLSFDTIDRTDTSYTEAYEVLTPEFLSKLRTSGLPNHRIKLKVGTPIMLMRNLDQTDGLCNGTRLIVTRLANHVIEAKIMSGKNIGNIFYIPRMSMSPSESPWPFKLIRRQFPIIVSYAMTINKSQGQSLDNVGLYLPTPVFSHGQLYVAISRVTTKNGLKILIHDKDNAPCSTTTNVVYKEVFQALC from the exons ATGGACATGCTTTCACGTGCTATTCAACATGACCATAGTTATGGTTTCAAGATCttcatgataacattag TTTTGAAGAGCTCCATTGAAGAAAAACCAGAATATGTCCTCCCCAACTTTGCAAGGGTAAA TTTTGTTCCACTTGACACTGAAGCACTTTATGCCATGCTTGAGAATCCAATGGAAGAAGATCACACTCCTGTGAGTAATGTTTTATCTGGAGAGGCTATTCAGGCTGTTGAAGGGAGCAATGATACAAAACTGAAGGAAGTTAAAGTTGAGCCAGATGTTGGAGATATTGATGTTGTAGATTCTTCTAAGCTCAATTGTGCAGGTGGATTTTTGCAGAATCACATCTGGTGGGAGAAAAAGATATCTAAATCCCAGAAGAAAGGCAATCAAGTTATG CAATTTCTAGCAGAAGTGATCCAAAAGGCTCTTCGTCCGGATCAAACATCGTGCATTTTGTTTGATCTCGAGATGTATGACGATTATCAATGTACAATCATGAAATCAAAAAGGCCTTATGTGGAAATGTATATTGGACAAGAATG GAAAAAAGGTGCGGCCTTGGCAAGACGGAAAAGGAAGCAAATTATGAAAGATAAAAGATCGAAAAGGAACAGATCTAATGAAAATACAAACAACTGCAACATATCTTTTACCAACATCAGTAATCCTGCTAACATTCATGTCAGAACACCTCTATCCAATATCACCTCTGCAGTTTTGAATGATAGGAACCATAATTGCAATGCAAATCCAATTGGAACAGTTATGTCAAATGCACATAGAATCAACGTGGGTGTGAGTCATGTTGTGTCatcaaatctttttaggcaatTCGGTGTTAAGAATCGGTATTATGCCTCTTCACCAATATCTACTCTCAAGACACCAACATCTGCATTAGGCAGCTCCAAATCATCCATTACTCTTGATCATTGCTCCCCACAACAACTTGCTGCGTCTGCAAGGCAGAGAAGGAAGACAATTATGCAACAAAAGGCTAATGTGTCAAATATACTGCGCAACAATATTGTTAACAACTCTGATGGTGATGTGTTGAACACTTCTCCACTCACTTTGAATTCAAATACTGCCCCAAGTGGTATAACCTCCTCATTGTCTAATCAAAGGTACAAAAGTATACATCCACAAACAAGTGGAATTGTTTATTCATCTAAAATACAGTTGAATGTGGGTTGCATTCAGTCGGTGACAACCAATCTTTTCAATACCTTTTCAAACATTGATTATGGAGGTGCCTCTTCATCCACAAGTCATTTACCATCTACTACACATGCAAACATTTCTATGGCAGATGCTAACATTTCTTCAACAAATGCTAACATTGAATGTGATGAGTCTGATGAAGAATGTTTAACCGATGAATATTTCAGCGATAGTTCATGCGAATTCATAAAGGATAACGCTGAGGATGACATATCTTCATGTTCAGATGACGATCAATACTATGATCCTAATTCTATACAAGTGAATGAACCAAATTCTG GTTATTCAGACATCGGTGATCCTGCAATTGAATGTGCACATTGCGGAGCACTTATGTGGTATCAAGAAAAGTTGGACAAACGAAAACATAGTGCAGCTCCAAAGTTTAGTTTATGTTGTGGAAATGGGAAAATTGTGTTACCACTTTTGAAACCACCACCACCATTACTCAAACATTTGTTGTTTGATAATAATGATGTAGACTGTCAAAATTTCCAGCAGCATTGCAGATTATACAACATTATGTTTGCCTTTACTTCTCCTGGAATGAAGTTTGACAATAGATTCCAAACCGGTAGAGGACCACCTAACATAAGAATACAAGGACAGTCTTGCCATAGAATTGGCAGCATGATACCTTTGCCTGGACAATCACCGAAGTTTGCGCAGCTCTATATTTACGACACTGACAATGAGATTCAACATAGAATTAAAGGAATAGG TAACAATCCCAATATTGTTATAGGAACTGTCAACAAATTGAAAGCTATGTTGGATGAGTTCAACACACATGCTAAATCATTTAGAATGGCTGCAGATAGATTAAAGGATTCTCCTGTGGCTGATCTAAAGTTGAAGTTAATAGCTGATAGGAAAAAGGATGGAAGAACATACAACCAACCAACTGTTTCTGAGGTCGCTGCACTTATCGTTGGTGATGTTGATATAGGCTCTAAAAGGGATATTATTCTTGAAAGACAGAGCGGAAGATTGAAAAGAATAAGTGAGTTTCATCCAAGTTATCTTGCATTACAATATCCACTTTTGTTTCCATACGGGGAAGATGGTTTTAGACTTGATGTTCTACACAGAGAAATAAATGCAAGAAAAAAAGGTAAGCAAAATAAGCTTACCATTAGAGAATGGCTTGCTTTTAGGATTCAAACCCGTCAACATGAAGCTCATACACTTTTGAGGTCAAGGAGGCTGTTTCAACAATTTTTGGTCGATGGATTTACTATGATGGAGTCCCAAAGATTGAATTATATCCGCAAGCATCAAAAAAAACTGCGAGTGTCAAAGTACTCCAATTTGTCACGTCCCGAAGAAACGGAAAACACTCAAGGTGCAGACAAAGGTAAGAGAGTAGTTTTACCTTCAACGTATGTTGGAAGTCGGAGATACATGGAACAATTGTATTTTGATGGGATGGCAATATGCAGTCATATTGGTTTTCCGGATCTTTTTATCACTTTTACCTGTAATCCAAATTGGCCAGAAATTGGAAGgttacttaaaaaaattaatctGCAACCTCATGATCGTCCAGATATTATATCAAGGGTGTTTAAAATCAAGTTAGATGAGCTATTGTCAGATCTAACAAAGAAGCATGTCTTAGGTAGAGTGGTTGCAT ATATATACACAATTGAGTTCCAAAAGCGGGGATTACCACATGCACATATTCTACTCTTCATGCATCCCTCGAGCAAGTATCCCACTCCAGATGACATAAACAATATAATTTCAGCAGAGATACCATCTGAAGATAATGATAGACAGTTGTATCATTTGGTCAAGACACATATGATTCATGGGCCATGTGGTTTAGCAAATCAGCTATCGCCTTGCATGAAAAATGGGAAGTGCTCTAAATTCTTTCCCAAACAATATCAGAATCAAACAGTTGTTGATCATGATGGCTATCCTATGTACAGAAGAAGGGAAACTGGAATTACAGTGATGAAGAAGAATGTGGTTCTCGATAACAGGTACGTTGTTCCTTATAACCCATTTCTGTTGAAGAAATTTCAGGCTCACATCAATATGGAGTGGTGTAACCAGGGTACTTCAGTTAAGTATTTATTCAAGTATATTAACAAGGGGTGTGACAGAATTACCGCAGCTATTGTCGATAATGACACAGACGGAAATTCTATTATTAGAAATGTTGACGAAATCAAGCAATATCTTGATTGTCGATATGTATCCCCAAGTGAAGCGTGTTGGAGGATCTTTTCATTTCCTATTCATGGCAGATCTCCTGCAGTTGAAAGGTTATATTTTCATCTTGAGGGCGAAAATCCGGTTTACTATACTGATCACGAACTTATAGATGAAGTTCTCGACAAACCGAGTGTGAAAGAATCAATGTTTACCGCTTGGATGGAAGCAAACAAGACATATTCAGAGGCGAGAAATCTGACATACTCTAATTTTCTGACCAAGTTTGTTTATGATAAAAGATACCGACGATGGAGACCACGTAAGAGAGGCCATACAATTGGAAGATTAATTTGGGTTCCTCCAAGTACCGGTGAGCTGTATTACCTAAGAATGATGCTTACAGTTGTCAAGGGGCCGACATGTTATGAGGATATTAAAAAAGTGGGTGGAATAATTCGGGATAGTTTTCGGGACGCATGCTTCGAAATGGGCTTTCTTAATGATGACAAGGAGTATGTTGCAGCCATAAATGAGGCGAAGGATTGGGGTTCTGGACATTTTCTGAGAAAGTTATTTGTCACAATGCTACTGTCCGGAACAATTAACAGACCACGTCATGTTTGGGAAAAAACTTGGAGGACGTTATCCGATGGTATTctttatcaacaaagacaagcaaCAAATAGAAGAG ATATGCAGTTGTCAATAACTGAGTTGAAGAATTtgacactcattgagattgaaAATATGTTGCAATCAAATAGAAGAAGTTTGCATGAATTTAAAGACATGCCATATCCAGATTCATATGTCACACGACACGTGGGAAATAGACTGATTTGGGACGAACGTAGTTACAATATCCACACAGAACAACAAAATTTCCAGAATCTGTTTCGCGCTCTTACAG acGAACAACGTTCAATATTTGATACAATTATGAAAGCTGTAGAGAAGCAGAGAGGAGGGGTATTTTTCCTACATGGTTATGGAGGGACCGGTAAAACTTTCATGTGGAGAACATTGTCAAGTGCACTCCGGTCACAACAAAAAATTGTCCTTACCGTTGCTTCAAGTGGCATAGCTTCTTTATTATTGCCAGGTGGAAGAACTGCTCATTCTAAGTTTAAAATACCAGTCCCAACACTTGACAACTCCACTTGCAATGTTGACAAGAACGACGAATATTCCCAGTTATTCGAAGCAACCGATGTAATAATATGGGATGAAGCACCTATGTCTCATAAGAACTGCTTTGAGGCATTGGATAAGACACTCAAAGATGTCATGACCAAATACGGTCTTGCAAAAACAATCTTTGGTGGGAAAGTTGTTGTTTTTGGAGGAGATTTTCGTCAGATACTTCCTGTTGTTCCAAGAGCGGGGCGTTCTGATATTGTCCATGCATCCATATGCTCATCATATGTGTGGGACTATTGTCAAGTGCTAACACTGACAAAGAATATGAGGCTGCAGCAGGGAAGAGATGATACAAGTTCTACTGAACTAGCAGAATTTTCAAAATGGATCTTAAATGTTGGGGATGGTAAGCTATGTGAACCAAATGATGGCTTGGTTGATATTGAAATTCCTCAAGACTTATTGATATCCAATTTTGATGATCCTATAAAAGCTATTGTTGAAAGCACATACCCCGATTTGGTTCACAATTTTCAAGATGTTGGATACTTACAAGGAAAAGCTATTCTTGCATCAACCATTGAAGTTGTGGATAAAATCAATCAATATGTACTAGACATGATACCAG GTGAAGAAAAAGAGTATCTAAGCTTTGATACAATTGATAGAACCGACACAAGTTATACTGAAGCTTATGAAGTTCTAACTCCAGAATTTCTTAGTAAACTAAGAACATCCGGCCTTCCAAATCATAGGATCAAATTGAAAGTCGGTACCCCTATCATGCTAATGAGAAATTTGGATCAAACAGATGGATTGTGCAATGGAACAAGGTTAATTGTTACAAGGTTAGCAAATCACGTCATTGAGGCTAAGATTATGTCAGGAAAGAACATAGGTAACATCTTTTACATTCCTCGAATGTCTATGTCACCATCTGAGTCACCGTGGCCATTTAAGTTGATTAGGAGACAATTTCCAATCATTGTTTCTTATGCAATGACAATTAATAAGTCTCAAGGTCAATCGCTTGATAATGTCGGGTTGTATTTGCCTACACCAGTTTTTAGTCATGGTCAATTGTATGTTGCAATTTCAAGAGTTACAACCAAAAATGGTCTTAAAATCTTAATACATGACAAGGACAATGCACCGTGTTCGACCACTACGAATGTGGTATACAAGGAAGTCTTCCAAGCCCTTTGTTAG
- the LOC131637918 gene encoding uncharacterized protein LOC131637918 produces MARPIEAVRDINESKDLWKIAVRCKHIWSVTSASKKEHIEMILVDSKGDMIQVIVPPFLVSKYKDELAAGCAYIMQNFKVSNNDFSFKSTNHSFKLIFCGSTSVKKAELPDISVSYLNILGLDAIVEGKFQSNVLVGMLL; encoded by the exons ATGGCTCGCCCTATTGAAGCTGTGAGGGATATCAATGAGTCCAAAGATTTATGGAAGATCGCTGTTAGGTGCAAACATATATGGTCTGTGACGAGTGCTTCAAAAAAGGAACATATTGAGATGATTTTGGTTGATTCTAAG ggaGATATGATTCAAGTCATCGTTCCACCCTTCTTGGTATCGAAATACAAGGATGAACTCGCTGCTGGATGTGCATACATAATGCAGAATTTCAAAGTCTCCAACAATGATTTCTCTTTTAAGTCCACTAATCATAGTTTCAAATTGATATTTTGTGGGTCAACTTCGGTTAAGAAGGCTGAACTCCCTGATATTAGTGTGAGTTACCTGAATATACTTGGATTGGATGCTATTGTTGAGGGAAAATTTCAGTCCAATGTTTTGGTTGGTatgttattataa